A single window of Desulfuromonas sp. TF DNA harbors:
- a CDS encoding efflux RND transporter permease subunit — protein MKGAVQWMTRNHVAANLLMLVLVLGGLLNGPSIKQEVFPEVTLDRIQVQVAYPGAGPEEVEEGILLKVEENLTGVDGIKEIKSLAAEGMGIVTAEIYAGEDADRVLQDIKSEVDRIITFPEDAEKPVISKLLNRQEVISVVVYGEVSERSLREQAEAIRDELLELPDITQVDLGGVRPYEISIEIREENLRRYNLTLEQVAQRIRRASLDLPGGTIKTEGGQILLRTMERRYWGPGYADIVVLTAEDGTQVRLGDIAEVRDDFRDTDEFARFDGQPAAMVKVFRIGEQKPIEISETVNRFVAEKRAGLPPSLHLSTWNDSSEIFASRMNLLKKNALLGLTLVVIILGLFLEIRLALWVMLGIPISFFGTLLLMPALGVSINMISLFAFILSLGILVDDAIVVGENIYEQRQKGKPYLRAAIDGALEVAIPVTFSILTTVAAFLPLVFVTGMMGKFIKVIPLIVITLLLVSLVESLFVLPAHLAIGRPMQAPGGLIGAIDRNRRRFGAGLDRFVAGPYRRALDLNLRWRYASLACGVAMLLLAVGLVRGGIIKFHFMPEVDGDVIITSLQMPRGTPAEETGRVQQYIVDEAMATVAEFDRARPEEESVLRNVYAVTGATLMGGGPMGWAPESGSHLADIALFLTEAEERGIPTAEISRRWRENVGELPGIESLTFTANLMRMGANIDIQLAHEDFGVLDRASEQIRAALAEYPGVGDIQDTYARGKREIKLRLTPEARTLGITEEELGRQVRSAFYGAEALRLQRGRNEVKVMVRYPEDDRRHLHDFETMRIRTPDGGEIPLQRAAFIEEGFGFSEINRTDRKRVINVTASVDSKQANAGEILTELRGGLLVELAHDFPGLAFNLEGEEKERRESMASMLKGFQLALVAIFALLAIAFRSYSQPVLIMAAIPFGIIGAILGHMIMGFSLSLLSLFGIVALAGVVVNDSLLLITRTNEERRDGKDSHLALLDAATRRFRPILLTSLTTFFGLMPMILETSVQAQFLIPMAISLAFGILFATGITLLLIPAFYLILEDIRALFGLRGGHADHTPEAEKG, from the coding sequence ATGAAAGGCGCCGTCCAATGGATGACGCGCAATCACGTTGCGGCCAACCTCCTGATGCTCGTCCTCGTTCTCGGCGGTCTGCTGAACGGCCCCTCCATCAAGCAGGAGGTCTTCCCCGAGGTCACCCTCGACCGCATCCAGGTCCAGGTGGCCTACCCGGGAGCCGGTCCCGAAGAGGTGGAGGAAGGGATCCTGCTCAAGGTGGAGGAGAACCTCACCGGCGTCGACGGGATCAAGGAGATCAAGTCCCTCGCCGCCGAAGGGATGGGCATCGTCACGGCAGAGATCTACGCCGGCGAAGACGCCGACCGGGTCCTGCAGGACATCAAGAGCGAGGTCGACCGGATCATCACCTTCCCCGAGGATGCCGAGAAGCCCGTCATCAGCAAGCTCCTGAACCGACAGGAAGTCATCTCCGTCGTCGTCTACGGCGAGGTGTCCGAACGCAGCCTGCGCGAGCAGGCGGAAGCGATCCGGGACGAACTGCTGGAGCTTCCCGACATCACCCAGGTCGACCTCGGCGGGGTGCGCCCCTACGAAATCTCCATCGAGATCCGCGAAGAGAACCTGCGCCGGTACAACCTGACTCTCGAGCAGGTCGCCCAGCGGATCCGGCGCGCCTCTCTCGACCTTCCGGGAGGTACGATCAAGACCGAGGGAGGTCAGATCCTGCTGCGCACCATGGAACGCCGCTACTGGGGTCCCGGGTACGCCGACATTGTCGTTCTCACGGCGGAGGACGGCACCCAGGTCCGCCTCGGGGATATAGCCGAGGTCCGCGACGATTTCCGCGATACCGACGAGTTCGCCCGCTTCGACGGACAGCCGGCGGCCATGGTCAAGGTTTTCCGTATCGGCGAGCAGAAGCCGATCGAGATCTCCGAAACGGTTAACAGGTTCGTGGCAGAGAAACGCGCAGGCCTCCCCCCCTCCCTGCACCTGTCCACCTGGAACGACTCCTCCGAGATCTTCGCCAGCCGCATGAACCTGCTCAAGAAGAACGCCCTTCTCGGCCTCACCCTGGTGGTCATTATTCTCGGCCTGTTCCTGGAGATCCGCCTCGCCCTCTGGGTCATGCTCGGGATACCGATCTCCTTCTTCGGCACCCTGCTGCTGATGCCCGCCCTGGGCGTGTCGATCAACATGATCTCCCTGTTCGCCTTCATCCTTTCTCTGGGGATCCTGGTCGACGACGCCATCGTGGTGGGAGAAAACATCTACGAACAGCGGCAGAAGGGCAAACCCTACCTGCGCGCAGCCATCGACGGCGCCCTGGAAGTGGCGATTCCGGTGACCTTCTCCATCCTGACCACGGTGGCCGCCTTCCTTCCCCTGGTGTTCGTCACGGGGATGATGGGGAAGTTCATCAAGGTCATCCCGCTGATCGTCATCACCCTGCTGCTGGTTTCCCTCGTCGAATCGCTCTTCGTCCTTCCCGCCCACCTGGCCATCGGCCGCCCCATGCAGGCCCCGGGCGGACTGATCGGGGCCATCGACCGCAACCGGCGACGCTTCGGCGCCGGGCTCGACCGTTTCGTCGCCGGTCCCTACCGCCGGGCTCTCGATCTCAATCTGCGCTGGCGCTACGCCAGCCTCGCCTGCGGCGTCGCCATGCTCCTGCTTGCCGTCGGCCTGGTGCGGGGGGGAATCATCAAATTTCACTTCATGCCCGAGGTGGACGGCGACGTCATCATCACCTCGCTGCAGATGCCCCGCGGCACTCCGGCGGAAGAGACCGGACGGGTCCAGCAGTACATCGTCGACGAGGCGATGGCGACGGTGGCCGAGTTCGACCGGGCACGCCCGGAAGAGGAATCGGTGCTGCGCAACGTCTATGCGGTGACCGGGGCTACTCTCATGGGCGGCGGTCCCATGGGGTGGGCACCTGAATCCGGCTCGCACCTTGCCGATATTGCCCTTTTCCTCACCGAGGCCGAGGAGCGCGGCATCCCCACCGCCGAGATTTCCCGGCGCTGGCGGGAGAATGTGGGGGAGCTGCCCGGCATCGAGTCCCTGACTTTTACGGCGAACCTGATGCGGATGGGGGCCAACATCGACATTCAGCTGGCCCACGAGGACTTCGGGGTCCTCGACCGCGCCTCGGAACAGATCCGAGCAGCACTGGCGGAATACCCTGGAGTCGGCGACATTCAGGACACCTATGCCCGGGGGAAGCGGGAGATCAAACTGCGCCTGACCCCGGAAGCGCGTACCCTGGGGATCACCGAAGAGGAACTCGGCCGCCAGGTGCGCTCGGCCTTCTATGGAGCCGAAGCCCTTCGCCTGCAGCGCGGGCGAAACGAAGTCAAGGTCATGGTCCGCTATCCTGAAGATGACCGGCGTCATCTCCACGATTTCGAGACGATGCGCATCCGCACCCCCGACGGCGGCGAGATCCCCCTGCAGCGCGCGGCGTTTATCGAGGAGGGGTTCGGCTTCTCGGAGATCAACCGCACCGACCGCAAGAGGGTCATCAACGTCACCGCCAGCGTCGACAGCAAGCAGGCCAATGCCGGAGAGATCCTGACCGAGCTCCGGGGCGGACTGCTGGTGGAGCTGGCCCACGATTTTCCGGGCCTCGCCTTCAACCTCGAAGGGGAGGAGAAGGAGCGCCGCGAATCGATGGCCAGCATGCTGAAAGGTTTTCAGCTCGCGCTGGTCGCCATCTTCGCCCTGCTGGCGATCGCTTTCCGCAGCTACAGCCAGCCGGTGCTGATCATGGCCGCCATCCCCTTCGGCATCATCGGGGCGATTCTCGGACACATGATCATGGGCTTCAGCCTGAGCCTGCTCAGCCTCTTCGGCATCGTTGCCCTGGCCGGAGTCGTGGTCAACGACTCGCTGCTGCTCATCACTCGCACAAACGAGGAGCGCCGTGACGGTAAAGATTCCCACCTGGCCCTCCTCGACGCCGCCACGCGCCGCTTCCGGCCGATCCTGCTCACCTCGCTGACCACCTTCTTCGGCCTGATGCCGATGATTCTCGAAACCAGCGTTCAAGCCCAGTTTCTCATCCCCATGGCCATCAGCCTCGCCTTCGGAATCCTCTTCGCCACAGGCATCACACTACTGCTGATCCCGGCCTTCTATCTGATCCTCGAAGATATTCGCGCGCTGTTCGGCCTGCGAGGCGGGCACGCCGACCATACCCCGGAGGCGGAAAAAGGCTGA
- the mcrC gene encoding 5-methylcytosine-specific restriction endonuclease system specificity protein McrC — translation MNLAATTAEPDQVHLVGRIPVRNLWLLLLYASDLGKFFGKFDAEVEESPDLPTLIGRLLAHAVEHRLRRNLSRGYKQKQANLNRVRGRIDLLETFSKELLQRGQVACRFEEHTIDTPRNRLVRAALDAVANRVDDDVLAHRCRMLAGDLGRLGVSGCRPSRSEMISDQIARHDSEDLLMVTLSRIVFDLVLPTEDEGDYSLSRFAKDEVFVRKLFERAVGNFYASELTPDTGWKVYQGQRLEWPLEQASSGIPAILPGMKTDIVLENRKARRRIVIDTKFTGIFASTAYRAAVLKSGYIYQIYAYLRSQEDNEFGKNAEGMLLHPAIGRDVDEIVQIQGHRIRFVTVDLTKRSDAILSRLRSFPYNI, via the coding sequence ATGAATTTGGCGGCTACTACAGCAGAGCCGGACCAAGTCCACTTGGTCGGACGCATACCGGTACGGAACCTCTGGCTTTTGCTTCTCTACGCCTCGGACCTGGGGAAATTCTTCGGCAAGTTCGATGCGGAGGTGGAAGAGTCTCCCGACCTGCCAACCCTGATCGGCCGCCTTCTAGCGCATGCCGTGGAACACCGGCTAAGGCGAAATCTCAGTCGCGGTTACAAACAGAAGCAAGCAAACCTGAACCGGGTTCGTGGTCGAATCGACCTACTGGAGACCTTCTCGAAGGAGTTGTTGCAGAGGGGGCAGGTAGCTTGCCGGTTTGAAGAGCACACGATTGACACGCCGAGGAACCGGCTTGTGCGGGCCGCCTTGGATGCAGTTGCCAACAGAGTGGACGATGACGTACTGGCTCACCGCTGTCGGATGCTTGCGGGGGACCTGGGGCGGCTAGGGGTCAGTGGCTGTCGCCCTTCTCGCAGCGAAATGATTTCTGACCAGATTGCCCGCCACGATTCCGAAGATCTGCTGATGGTGACCCTGTCGAGAATTGTGTTTGACCTCGTCCTCCCGACGGAGGATGAAGGGGATTATTCACTGTCCCGGTTTGCGAAAGACGAGGTGTTCGTCAGGAAGTTGTTTGAGAGAGCAGTTGGGAACTTCTACGCCTCAGAGCTTACACCTGATACCGGGTGGAAGGTTTACCAAGGTCAGCGGTTGGAATGGCCACTTGAACAGGCGAGCTCTGGCATTCCTGCAATCCTGCCAGGAATGAAGACCGATATCGTTCTCGAGAATCGAAAAGCCCGCCGACGGATCGTCATCGATACGAAGTTCACCGGAATCTTTGCCAGCACAGCTTATCGCGCGGCAGTTTTAAAGAGCGGGTACATTTATCAGATTTATGCCTACTTGAGATCCCAAGAGGATAACGAATTCGGCAAGAATGCTGAAGGCATGCTTCTTCACCCGGCCATTGGCAGAGATGTTGATGAAATCGTACAGATTCAGGGCCATAGAATAAGATTTGTGACAGTAGATTTAACAAAGAGATCCGATGCTATATTATCAAGATTGCGAAGTTTTCCATATAATATATAG
- a CDS encoding AAA family ATPase: protein MPEDLRLDLQKSYAAILEAARKQQFLSYGDLAAANNMPWSQARRRMPQHLGQLVTIAHERGWPMPSAIVVSRESVPTGLLEGGALEGFLAAARDVGHDIKDPQAFVREQQEKVFKWADAAPEKLDLQGTTSEEKQKKAGPRFVTYFAPVLDALRELGGEAKPADVLDWISSHIEVPQAEIEGVNKSGQTKFENKVAWARFYLSKAGLIDPSKYGIWKLTEAGRETSLDHAQALAIYKDIHSSYKDSDEDEPAPESVNAATELLKDTSRQFWFAGAVWGEEDQLNRFRREGVWQNGYDDKFSNLVERMKAGDRIAIKASFVQKHNLPFSVGGKAVSCMRIKATGTITENMGDGSTVRVHWDPPSSPKDWYFYTYRTTLVEADPDDDLARRLVLFTFADAPQDYDFWLKVPYFAKRYSGAYEETGAANDDLIVAEEVSTSVTAAPTYSIDTIIAEGCFLPKLALEAVLSRLSEKKNLILQGPPGTGKTWLAKRLGYALLGSKDRKIIRSRLRTVQFHPSLSYEDFIRGWRPQNGGGLKLVDGVFLEAVQASASEPDLPFVFIIEEINRGNPAQVFGEMLTLLEDGKRKSEEALELAYPRGMDERIHIPPNLHVIGTMNIADRSLALVDLALRRRFAFITLEPQLGESWSQWCQTQGGLDLDAISLIQERMTELNKEIENDRTLGPQFRVGHSFVTPLRNISKPRTWFRQVVETEIAPLLEEYWFDAIQKAVEAKGRLLSGLE from the coding sequence ATGCCTGAAGACCTTCGTCTCGATCTGCAGAAGTCGTATGCCGCGATTTTGGAAGCTGCTCGGAAACAACAGTTCCTCTCCTATGGGGATCTGGCTGCCGCAAACAATATGCCATGGTCTCAGGCCCGGCGCCGAATGCCGCAGCACCTGGGGCAACTTGTAACCATCGCCCATGAGCGCGGTTGGCCGATGCCGAGTGCCATCGTCGTCAGCAGGGAAAGTGTTCCAACAGGGCTGCTCGAAGGTGGTGCTCTTGAGGGGTTTCTTGCCGCCGCCAGGGATGTTGGACATGACATAAAAGACCCCCAGGCCTTCGTCCGGGAACAGCAGGAGAAGGTCTTCAAATGGGCGGATGCCGCACCCGAGAAACTGGATCTTCAGGGGACAACATCCGAGGAAAAACAGAAAAAGGCCGGACCACGATTTGTCACCTATTTCGCTCCAGTTCTAGATGCTCTTCGGGAGTTGGGCGGAGAGGCCAAGCCGGCGGATGTTCTCGATTGGATTTCGAGCCATATCGAGGTTCCCCAGGCGGAGATCGAAGGGGTCAACAAGAGCGGACAGACCAAATTCGAAAACAAGGTGGCGTGGGCACGCTTTTACCTCTCCAAAGCTGGGTTAATCGATCCCAGCAAATACGGAATCTGGAAATTAACGGAGGCCGGACGTGAGACCTCTCTCGACCATGCTCAAGCACTGGCAATTTATAAGGATATACATTCCAGCTATAAGGATAGTGATGAGGATGAGCCCGCGCCTGAGTCGGTCAATGCTGCCACGGAGCTATTAAAAGACACCAGTCGACAGTTCTGGTTTGCCGGAGCCGTTTGGGGCGAAGAGGACCAACTTAATCGTTTCCGCCGGGAGGGTGTCTGGCAGAATGGCTACGATGATAAATTTTCTAACTTGGTAGAGAGGATGAAGGCCGGCGATCGCATTGCCATCAAGGCATCCTTTGTTCAAAAACACAACCTGCCGTTCAGTGTGGGTGGCAAGGCGGTCTCATGTATGCGAATCAAGGCAACCGGCACGATCACGGAGAATATGGGAGACGGTTCGACCGTTCGGGTGCATTGGGACCCGCCATCATCCCCGAAGGACTGGTATTTTTATACCTATAGAACAACGCTGGTCGAGGCAGATCCCGATGATGACCTGGCGAGGAGATTGGTTCTGTTCACCTTTGCCGATGCCCCGCAGGATTATGATTTCTGGCTGAAGGTCCCTTACTTTGCAAAAAGGTATTCAGGGGCATACGAGGAGACCGGCGCAGCCAATGATGACTTGATCGTCGCCGAAGAGGTTTCGACCTCGGTTACGGCTGCTCCGACATATTCGATTGATACCATCATCGCCGAAGGTTGTTTTCTCCCCAAGCTTGCGCTGGAGGCAGTGCTTTCCCGACTCTCGGAAAAGAAAAACTTGATCCTTCAAGGTCCCCCGGGAACAGGCAAGACTTGGCTCGCCAAGCGACTCGGATATGCGCTTCTCGGCTCGAAAGACCGCAAGATCATCCGGTCACGTCTGCGCACAGTGCAGTTCCACCCTTCACTCTCCTACGAGGATTTCATACGTGGTTGGCGCCCCCAGAACGGGGGCGGTCTGAAACTCGTGGATGGAGTTTTCCTTGAGGCGGTTCAGGCCTCTGCCAGTGAGCCGGATCTGCCCTTCGTCTTCATCATCGAAGAGATCAATCGGGGCAATCCCGCCCAAGTTTTTGGGGAAATGCTGACTCTTCTCGAGGACGGCAAGCGGAAGTCTGAAGAAGCCCTTGAACTTGCCTACCCCCGCGGAATGGATGAGCGGATCCATATTCCCCCGAATCTTCACGTGATTGGGACGATGAATATCGCGGACCGCTCCCTGGCGCTTGTCGACCTGGCACTCCGACGGAGGTTCGCCTTTATCACCCTAGAGCCCCAGCTTGGGGAGTCATGGAGTCAATGGTGTCAGACGCAGGGCGGTCTCGATCTTGATGCGATTTCCCTCATCCAGGAGCGAATGACAGAATTGAACAAGGAGATCGAGAACGACCGCACCCTCGGTCCGCAGTTCCGAGTCGGACATAGTTTCGTGACCCCCTTAAGGAACATTTCCAAGCCCCGCACCTGGTTCCGGCAGGTCGTAGAAACCGAGATCGCCCCCTTGCTGGAAGAGTATTGGTTCGACGCCATTCAGAAGGCGGTCGAAGCAAAAGGACGCCTTCTGTCGGGCCTCGAATGA
- a CDS encoding DUF2270 domain-containing protein — protein MPDAEKNGQPLSRGELITALMHYYRAEAQRSLSWRERLDRTTNWAVGATAAFLGFGFSHPEFTHTFFIFGLAIIYILLFVESRRYRFYDAYEYRVRLLHQNLIYRIVSEGRMDFESDIFWRAELASDLRYPQYKMGLSDAIGRRLYANYIYLFAILLAGWLLKIKVHPEAATSWRQYLDQAAIGTFPGALTLAFIFLFAAHLVFLVRIGRRRRGGRDFLYAKK, from the coding sequence ATGCCCGATGCAGAAAAAAACGGCCAGCCGCTGAGTCGGGGAGAGCTCATCACCGCCCTTATGCACTACTACCGGGCGGAAGCCCAGCGCAGCCTGAGCTGGCGGGAGCGACTTGACCGCACCACGAACTGGGCGGTCGGCGCCACGGCCGCTTTTCTCGGCTTCGGCTTCAGCCATCCCGAATTCACTCACACGTTCTTTATTTTCGGCCTGGCGATTATTTACATTCTGCTCTTCGTCGAGTCGCGCCGGTACCGATTTTACGATGCCTATGAATATCGCGTGCGGCTGCTGCACCAGAATCTCATCTACCGCATCGTTTCCGAGGGAAGAATGGATTTCGAAAGCGATATCTTCTGGAGGGCGGAGCTGGCTTCGGATCTGCGTTATCCCCAGTACAAAATGGGTCTCAGCGACGCTATCGGCCGTCGCCTCTATGCCAATTACATCTACCTGTTCGCAATCCTGCTCGCCGGCTGGCTGCTGAAAATCAAGGTCCATCCGGAGGCGGCGACCTCCTGGCGCCAGTACCTGGATCAGGCCGCCATCGGGACGTTCCCCGGCGCCCTTACCCTGGCTTTTATTTTTCTGTTCGCAGCTCACCTCGTCTTTCTGGTCCGCATCGGCCGCCGCCGCCGGGGCGGACGGGACTTCCTGTATGCGAAAAAATAA
- a CDS encoding DMT family transporter, giving the protein MFVLLWSTGFIGAKFGLPYAEPLTFLLWRYGSVTLLFLALTLVLRAPWPVSPMQWVHIAVSGLMVNVLYIGGVFCAIYEGLPAGIVSLIVGLQPLFTAVVASRVLGEKVYGRQWVGFVLGLAGMFLVLGDKISFAGGNKVGVVMSLIALFGMTAGTLYQKRFCCAMDLRSGAVIQFGASTLVLALCAPLFETMQVQWSGRFIFAMAWLVLVLSLGAISLLNVLIRRGEASRVASLFYLVPPVTTLLAFFMFGERLGIAALLGMGISVTGVALAIRR; this is encoded by the coding sequence TTGTTTGTTCTGCTTTGGAGCACGGGGTTCATCGGCGCAAAGTTCGGCCTCCCCTATGCCGAACCGCTGACGTTTCTGCTGTGGCGATACGGTTCAGTCACCCTGCTGTTCCTGGCTTTGACCCTGGTGCTCAGAGCCCCCTGGCCTGTCTCTCCCATGCAGTGGGTTCACATCGCCGTCTCGGGCCTGATGGTCAATGTCCTCTATATCGGCGGCGTATTCTGCGCCATTTATGAGGGGCTGCCGGCGGGAATCGTCTCGCTGATCGTCGGCCTTCAGCCGCTGTTCACCGCGGTCGTGGCCAGCCGGGTCCTGGGGGAGAAAGTCTACGGCCGGCAATGGGTCGGTTTTGTCCTTGGCCTGGCAGGCATGTTTCTGGTGCTGGGCGACAAGATTTCGTTCGCCGGCGGCAATAAGGTGGGGGTTGTGATGTCGCTGATCGCCCTGTTCGGCATGACGGCCGGCACTCTGTACCAGAAGCGGTTCTGCTGCGCCATGGACCTGCGCAGCGGGGCCGTCATCCAGTTTGGCGCCTCGACCCTGGTCCTGGCGCTCTGCGCCCCCCTGTTCGAAACCATGCAGGTTCAGTGGAGCGGCCGGTTCATCTTCGCCATGGCCTGGCTCGTCCTGGTTCTGTCGCTGGGCGCGATCAGCCTGCTCAACGTCCTGATCCGCAGGGGCGAGGCATCGAGGGTAGCCAGCCTGTTTTATCTGGTCCCGCCGGTCACGACCCTGCTCGCCTTCTTTATGTTCGGGGAACGGCTCGGCATAGCCGCCCTGTTGGGGATGGGCATCTCGGTGACGGGGGTGGCCCTGGCCATCAGGAGGTAG
- a CDS encoding DUF1330 domain-containing protein translates to MPAYLIGHITVKDPVQWGVYVKGVRESLLPFNGRTLFRGKRASVLAGEHPYDLAVVIEFSDQESLQSWYDSEEYQKLIPIRDRAADVAIISYDA, encoded by the coding sequence ATGCCTGCATATCTCATCGGCCATATCACCGTCAAGGACCCGGTCCAGTGGGGCGTCTACGTGAAGGGGGTGCGCGAGTCGCTCCTCCCCTTCAATGGGCGGACCCTCTTTCGGGGAAAGCGCGCCTCCGTGCTGGCCGGTGAGCATCCCTATGATCTGGCCGTGGTCATCGAATTCTCCGATCAGGAGTCCCTGCAGAGCTGGTACGACTCCGAGGAGTACCAGAAGTTGATCCCCATCCGGGACAGGGCCGCCGACGTGGCGATCATCAGCTATGACGCATGA
- a CDS encoding pitrilysin family protein: MKEFFKDTLANGLRVMTVEMPHLHSAEMVCYVGTGSRNEEAETAGISHFLEHMVFRGTVDHPSSLLLERAFEAIGGAVNASTDLETTCFHSRLHPAHLREGAALFASMLCRPLLGDLETERKIILEEALEDINEKGEEINPDNLTARLLWPGTSLALPTVGTRESIHNIGLEHLRRHHEAFYRPDNTVIAVAGPVSREELLAAVEAEFGGWREKGPRTPPSRLPAFDDQEPESVWVGDSGSQVSLQMAFRVPPRHSPHAVPLRVLRRVLSWGASSRLMLNLRERLGLTYHVEAGLTLYDDCGCLTVDISLNPVNLVTAVRELLVIFQDLCDEAVGEEELGRAVQSYLYDLDFSRDHPDEMSVRYGWGELVDYLRTLQDDRRDIAAVTPQALFATSREFFTAKALKVAVVGPWRKKDRAEVEKLLTGFRKG; the protein is encoded by the coding sequence ATGAAAGAATTCTTTAAGGACACCCTGGCCAACGGTCTGAGGGTGATGACGGTCGAAATGCCGCACCTGCACAGCGCCGAGATGGTCTGCTATGTCGGTACCGGCAGCCGCAACGAGGAAGCCGAGACGGCCGGCATCAGCCATTTCCTCGAGCACATGGTCTTCCGGGGGACGGTGGACCACCCCTCCAGTCTCCTCCTGGAGCGCGCCTTTGAAGCGATCGGCGGAGCGGTCAACGCCTCCACGGATCTCGAAACCACCTGCTTCCATTCCCGCCTTCATCCCGCACATCTCCGGGAGGGCGCCGCCCTTTTCGCCTCCATGCTGTGCCGCCCCCTCCTGGGGGATCTGGAAACGGAGCGAAAAATCATCCTCGAGGAGGCGCTGGAGGACATCAACGAGAAGGGGGAGGAAATCAACCCCGACAATCTGACCGCACGGCTCCTCTGGCCGGGAACCTCTCTCGCTCTTCCCACCGTGGGCACCCGCGAATCGATCCACAATATCGGACTCGAGCACCTGCGCCGGCATCATGAGGCCTTTTACCGCCCCGACAATACCGTCATCGCCGTCGCCGGACCGGTGTCCCGGGAAGAGCTGCTGGCGGCGGTCGAAGCCGAGTTCGGCGGATGGCGGGAAAAAGGTCCGAGGACGCCCCCTTCCCGCCTGCCTGCGTTTGACGATCAGGAGCCGGAGTCGGTGTGGGTGGGCGACTCCGGCTCCCAGGTTTCCCTGCAGATGGCCTTTCGGGTCCCTCCTCGGCACAGCCCGCATGCCGTCCCGCTGCGGGTGCTGCGAAGAGTTCTCTCCTGGGGGGCCTCGTCACGACTGATGCTGAACCTGAGGGAGCGGCTGGGACTGACCTACCATGTGGAGGCCGGCCTCACCCTGTACGATGACTGCGGCTGCCTCACCGTCGACATCTCCCTCAACCCTGTTAATCTGGTCACGGCGGTTCGGGAGCTTCTGGTCATTTTTCAGGATTTATGCGACGAGGCGGTGGGTGAGGAGGAACTAGGTCGGGCGGTCCAGAGCTATCTCTACGATCTCGACTTCAGCCGGGACCATCCGGACGAGATGTCGGTGCGCTACGGATGGGGTGAGCTGGTGGACTATTTGAGAACGCTGCAGGATGACCGACGGGACATCGCGGCAGTCACCCCGCAGGCCCTTTTCGCCACCTCCAGGGAATTCTTCACGGCGAAGGCTCTCAAGGTCGCGGTGGTCGGCCCCTGGCGGAAAAAAGACCGGGCGGAGGTGGAAAAACTGCTGACGGGATTCAGGAAGGGATAA
- a CDS encoding DUF6236 family protein — MKEFALYYPYIEFNSPSRLKYLALFYDKIFRIVPPHFFPVDHPEIMELLDSGDIGISIDPTDYSTEAGDKFLCKLENWDASVLQDAMTDVEELERIHYSKADDRIRSLFRDLGCSEDDTWIHVPKNLASTYMLYLSNEIAKKNNLGLATDDMDAWTAINYYESDGAFTHDPWEIFHQEDEDSSAIVLASLMIDNIVPLNISELEPNKIIKFRERRRDEIKSFRSTINSLSNELKNYENLDIKLEKVKLAIEDVRRSADEFRKSADILSVSGWFGVQSLGLPVPFLISQMLGLDSIRQQIVLATGLCMHSIYTMYKSKQELKELSVRSGYSALYWMERDLTPSRLERLGERKFRSLHEFMDD, encoded by the coding sequence GTGAAAGAATTTGCCTTGTATTATCCTTATATAGAATTTAATAGCCCTTCAAGGCTGAAATATCTTGCTTTATTTTACGACAAAATATTTAGAATTGTCCCACCTCACTTTTTTCCCGTTGATCATCCAGAAATAATGGAACTCTTAGATAGTGGTGATATCGGAATTTCAATTGATCCGACTGATTATTCTACTGAGGCTGGTGATAAATTTCTATGTAAATTGGAAAATTGGGACGCATCGGTCCTTCAAGATGCAATGACTGACGTTGAAGAACTCGAAAGAATTCACTACTCAAAAGCCGATGACCGTATAAGAAGTTTATTCCGGGATTTAGGGTGTTCAGAGGACGATACCTGGATCCACGTTCCAAAAAATTTAGCCTCAACTTATATGCTTTACTTGTCAAATGAGATAGCAAAGAAAAACAATTTGGGACTTGCAACCGATGATATGGATGCATGGACAGCTATCAATTATTATGAAAGCGATGGAGCGTTTACCCACGACCCATGGGAGATATTTCACCAAGAGGACGAAGATTCTTCTGCCATAGTTCTTGCATCTTTGATGATTGATAACATTGTCCCACTTAATATTTCTGAATTGGAGCCTAACAAAATAATCAAATTTAGGGAAAGAAGAAGAGATGAAATAAAGAGCTTTAGGTCCACAATTAATAGCCTGAGTAATGAGTTGAAAAACTATGAAAATTTAGATATCAAGCTCGAAAAAGTTAAGTTAGCTATTGAAGATGTGAGAAGATCCGCGGACGAATTTAGAAAAAGTGCAGATATTTTATCTGTATCAGGATGGTTTGGTGTTCAGTCCTTGGGTTTGCCTGTCCCTTTTTTAATTTCTCAAATGTTAGGATTGGACTCTATTAGGCAACAGATTGTTTTGGCGACTGGTCTGTGCATGCATTCAATTTACACAATGTATAAATCAAAACAAGAACTTAAAGAACTTAGTGTAAGGTCGGGCTATTCCGCTTTGTACTGGATGGAACGGGATTTGACTCCTTCAAGGTTGGAACGTTTGGGAGAACGCAAATTTCGATCATTACACGAGTTCATGGATGACTGA